The nucleotide window AAAGACCATCAGCTTTGTCCCATGCCGGACTTACAGCTCACGGCTTACCAATTGTGTTTACAATGTCCGATTGACGATAAGCAAAAATGTTTCACACTGCAAGACAATCAACTGGATTTAATCGTCCTAAACGAATAAGACTTCATCGTCTTGAAAAGTGGGGTTTATGAGAAGAAGCGTGCAATTCCCAATTAAGGGCACATTTTATTATGCTGCGGATATGGCGATAGAGCTATCGCTGCTCGCTATTGATGAGACCTTGCGTTTTCAACTCGAACCAGAAAACCCTTACGATGAAAATGCCGTGCAAATATGGCTTCCCAAAGCCGTTCATGCCTACATTAAGAACCATTCAAAACAAGAGATGACACACGGCCTATTACTCGGTTATGTACCGCGAAGCCTTGCCCCTAAAATCGCTTCTCACGTTCAACATCCAGAGTCGTTAGACTTAAGAATCAAGCATTACGCCAAGCATGGCAAACAGATTGAGATTGACTGCTTAGTCACCATTGACCAGGCCTGGTTGAATTATTTAAGCTTGTTGATTCACAGCAAATTCATTAGCCAAATCGAGCGTTTTAAACGTTTCAAACAAAGAACCTGGAATAAAAGCACCTAGTTAACGAGCATTTATGCACAAGTTTTGCATTTGTTGTTAAAATCGCCATTAATCGATTTTTAGTCATCCAACCAGCAAAGTAACGAATATGATGCCATCAGCAGAACAACAAGCCTGTATAGACCAACTGACTCAATCCGGAAATTTTCAGGTACTGCACAAACTCCACCCCCTAAGCGAGTTCAATCCACCTTCTACCCAGCAAACCCACAAGGTTTGCATTATCGATACCGAAACCACCGGTCTAGACACCGATGTGTGTGAAATCATCGAGCTGGGTTATCAAATTGTTGAATTTGATTCGGCTGGCCATTTTTACCGAGTATTGAGTGCACAAAACTACCTTAACGAACCCAAAGGGGAAATTACCGCTGAAGTGACTCAGGTAACCGGCCTGACCTTTGAAGATGTTCAAGGCCATACCATCCCTTGGGAAAAAGTCGAAGCGGAAATTGCCGAAGTTCAACTGTGTGTGGCGCACAATGCGGGATTTGACCGTCCGGTGTTAGAACGCTATAGCGATATGTTTATGGATAAGATTTGGGGCTGTTCCGTTGCTCAAATTGACTGGCTAAAGCTAGCGCATGTCGGCTCGAAAAGCCAGGAGTTTTTATGCTGGAAAGTCGGCCAGTTTTTCTATGGTGCACACCGTGCTTTGGACGATGTTCAGGCTTTAACACAATTGCTATCCTGCCAAATCTCCGACCAGAAAGTACCGGCTTTTAGTTTTTTACTCAGTGCGGTACGTCAAAGCAAATCGCTTATTAAAGCCACTGGCGCACCGTTTGATATTAAAGATGCGTTGCGCTCAAGGGGTTATCGCTGGAATGTTGGGGAACGTGTATGGCAAACCGTTCTTGATGATTCAAAATTACAGGATGAATTGGCGTGGTTGATTGACAACAACACCCCCAATCCAAATGTAATTAAATTGAAAGCGACCGATAGCTTTTCGGTGAGAGCTAGGTAAACTAGGACACTACGGCCACCAGGTTATAAATTAAAGAAAACCATCATGACACTCCACCCAACAACAGAACTTCTAAACAGCCTTTATTGGATAACCCTCTTTGCGGTTATCGTTTCTTCGGCGTCGGGGGTATTGAAAGCGGGATTCCGTCAATATGACCTGTTTGGTGTCATCATTATCGGCATCACCACCGGTTTAGGAGGTGGTTCCTTAAGAGATATGTTGTTGGGTAGAGACGCCTTCTGGATTGTCGACCAAGCGTTCTTTATCGCCTCTTTGGGTAGCGCCATCATTATGTTTATTCTGGCAAGAAACATCACCATTTCGCCACGTTTCTTCTTGATTCCCGATGCGGCGGGTTTGGCGACATTCAGTGTAGCGGGAACCCTAGCCTCATTGATGCTTGGCGCACCGTGGCTGGTTGCCAGCTTCATGGGGGTCATGACCGGCATTATGGGCGGGATTTTTCGCGACATTCTCTGCAACGCCTCTCCGGTTGTCTTCCAAAGCCCTTTATATGGCACCGTTTCATGGTTGGGTTCGTTATTCTTCATTGGCTTATTACAGCTTGATATCGATGCCACCATAGCCGCCATTTCCACCGGTATCGTTATATTTGTCAGCCGACTCCTCGCGCTGCATTTCGACATCAGTTTACCTAAGTTCCGCTTTAAAGGTTAATTCCCTTTTATCGGCGAATTTCAATCATTTCTTGGGCAAACGAACGCATATGAAAACCACTCTGCGAAAGTCTACATAAGACAAGCACAACACAAAACGAACACAAGGAAAATACTTTGATTATTGAAATCCCAGGTCGTGAAACCCTTGATATCCAGCATATTATTTTTGACTATAACGGCACCATTGCCTTGGATGGTAAGGTGATTGATGGCGTTACCGATAAAATCCAACAATTGGCAGGCCTGGTCGATTTCCATGTTGTCACCGCGGATACTTATGGCACGGCTGAAAAAGAGTTGCTAGGCGTTGCCTGCAAGGTAATCAACCTGGCAAACTCCCCCCATTTCAAAAGTAAAACCGTGTATTTGGCCTCTTTGGGTGCAGAACATACCCTAAGTGTAGGCAATGGTTTTAATGATAAAGAGCTGCTTAAACAGAGTAGAATTGGAGTGGCTTTGATTCAAGACGAGGGACTTTGCATTGACACTTTGATTGCGGCAGACATTGTTTGTAAATCGGTTATGGATGTATTCGCCTATATTGAAAAACCGAATCGCCTCAAAGCCACTTTAAGGGTTTAGTCGGCTAGCAAAAGGCAATAAGGCTCAATACCCCACCCAACTCGTAATCGCCATAAACAGAGAGACTAAAATGAAAAACTTCTTCAAAACTTTATTTAAACCACTATTAAACCTGTTTGAGCAAGGTGATGATGCCTACAACTATCGCCCTTCCCATCGAAAAATCTTGGCCGTTATGGGTGTGCTGTTTTTAATCATCGCGGCGGTAGCACTCTATTTCGGCATGGCAACGGGCGTAACCGAAGCCTTGCTCCCGGTTGTACTGTTTGCTGCAATTGGTGTGGTTTGCCTTATTGTCGCATGGCTAGGCAGTGATAGAGCGGTAGCGAAAATATGGCGCAACCGCTGATTTGAAGGGCGGCCACTGTAATGCGGAGTTGACACAAAACGGATTGGGAATCCGTTTTTTCCACCGATTAAAGCTTGGCAGAGGCCTGGTAATTTTACATTAAAAATCGTGTTTTGAGATTGCGCTTAAGGTCGCGATGTTGGTGTATCAACCTCAAACACCCAAGCAACCCCTTCACCACGATTATCTGAAGCCGCTTGCCAAGCTTTATCGGTATTTACCAGCAGTTGCACATCACCCATATAGTTGTTCTTTTTAAGTGAGTACCCCATCAACTCCAGCTCTTGTTTGACCTGATCAGGCAAATCCGGATTATAGGCAATCAGATCTTTCGGTAACAGCTGGTGATGCACTCGTGGTGCGTCTACCGCTTGCTGGGCACTCATCCGCTCCTCAACCACATTCACGATGGTTTGAAAAACCGAGGTAATAATCGTTGAACCACCAGGGGTTCCCACCACCATTTGTACTTGGCCATCTTTTAATAAAATGGTTGGCGACATGGAGGACAACATTCGTTTCCGGGGAGCGATCGCATTTGCTTGCCCCCCGACAACACCAAACACATTGGCCACCCCTGGCTTGGTACTGAAGTCATCCATCTCATCATTCATCAAAAAACCAGCACCTTCAATCACCACACCGCTGCCAAACGGCATATTTAAGGTATAGGTATTGGAAACCGCATTGCCTTGGGCATCCACAATCGAAAAATGGGTTGTCTCAGGCAGTTCAATTTTTCCAGGCTTAATCAGCTCAGATTCTGAAATCTCATCCAACAAAACACCCTGGCCGCGTTCTCTCAAATACTCATCAGAAATCAGCTTATCGACTGGAACATCGATGAAATCCGGATCACCCAGAAAATGCGCTCTATCCGCGTAAACGCGTTTTTCCAGCTCGGCATAAAAATGGGTTTTAATGGTTGTTTCGGACAATCCCGATTTTCTAGCTTGCAACAGCGCTTTATCCAACTTATCCACAAGTTGTTGTTTCATCTTTAACAGCTGCACAATGGCGATTCCGCCAGAACTAGGTGGCGGCGCTGAAACCACCTGATAGCCAAGCCACTCGCCCACAACCGGCTTGCGCCACTTGGCTTGATAGCCAGCCAAATCTTGCAAGGTAATCAAGCCATCATGCTTTTGCAACTGCTTGACCATCATTTTTGCGGTTTCACCTAGGTAGAAATCTTCCGCCCCCTGCTTGGCAATGCGTTTTAAGGTTTTTGCCAACTCTGGTTGCTTTAAAACCTGCCCTACTTTCAGCCCACCAAAATAGCTTTCAAAATTCAATGGTGTGGAGGATTTATCGGCGATCCACCGTTTAAACCATTGTGAGCGATCCGCTAACTGCGACGAGACTTCAAAGCCGTTTTGCGCCAACTCGATTGCAGGTTGTAAAAGGGTTTGCCAAGCAAGAGAGGCGAAACGTTGATGCACTTGCCACAACCCCATCACCGTTCCAGGCACTCCAGAGGCTTGATAGCCTACCAGCGACTTATACGGGATCACTTGGTTGTTGTCATCTAAATACATGTCCTGGCTCGCGGCCAATGGGGCTTGTTCTCGATAATCTAGAAAATGGACGTTCAAAGCATTGTTTTCAGCGTCTTTATCCGTTGGTGAATTCGGTACAACTATCTTTGGGGTATACAAAGTCATAAAGCCACCGCCACCCAAATTACCCGCTTCAGGATAGGTAACCGCCAACACAAAAGCCGATGCCACCGCCGCATCTACGGCATTGCCGCCCTGTTGTAATATTTGTTTGGCGACCTGCGCACTGTATTTGTCGGGCATGGCTACTGCGGCATAATGAGCATAATGAACATTAGCCCAAACAGAGCTGAAACCGGTGGATGCCAGCAATAAAGCGGTCATAATCAGACGTTGTAATTTGAATAAATTCATCGATGTTCACTCATTGGAGATAGAGGTTAATTGCCTGTGATGTTTGAGCAATGAAAACTAAAGACTAAGACGGGGAATCGGTGCATTCATTGTGGCGGCGATGGCTAGAACCAACTCTTTTTCAACCGAGTTGACCTTACCGTCATGTTCAACACAAAGCACCAAGGCTTCAACAATTTTCTGTTTTAAAGGCTCTGAACAATATAGGAGCTTTTCGGTCGCGGTTTTAAATAGGTTTTGCTGTGATGCCGTGACATCAATACGTTGTAGGTTTTGTAACCCCAGCTTTTCAACCGCCCTGTTAAAGGCCAAATCCATACTCAAATTGAGTCCATACTTAGATTCCTGCTTAGAATCCTTGATGTCATTTCCATAATAAACCAATGCCGAGAAAATCAATTGAAGCTCAATCGCGACTTGTTTCGCCTTTCTATAACGCACACGTTGTTGTGATGCCAAACCGAAGTGGACATCCAAATAACGAGTAACCAATTGAAACACACTCTGTTCAAAGATACTTTGCTGGTGATCCAAATCCATCACCTGTTGCAACAAGCCTTTGAATTGCAGGTATTGATTATCAGAAAGAGTCTTCAAAGCCGGCATGGTCAACTCGACTAAAGGCAACCTATTGGATAAATCGGTAGATAATAACAAGCTGACCTGCTGACTCACCATTTTATCTAACCCGGTAATCTCACTGCTGGCTAACAACCTTTTCCAGTCGGAATCGGCTTGCAGGGTTTCGGGCTCCTCACAAATCAAAATGGCCAAAACCAATGCCATCGCTTCCATGGGGTCTTTGGATTTATCAATCAACTCCAACAACACCTTTTGGGATTTTTGACTGAGCTGCTCGACCATCACCCCTGCCGCCATCAACATGGCCAAAGGCTCGGGAAGTTTATCGGCCAGCGCATTGAGCGGATGATTCACCTGTCCGGCTAGACTTGTTGAAGCCTCCATTTTTTCAGCCGAACTCGGCTGTGACGTTACCTGTGGCTTAAGATATTGGCCATCCCAACTAGGTTGAATCCTTAAAATCCGCATCTCAACCGGCGGATGGGTCGCAAACAAAAACGCCAATCGTGTATGAAACGCTTGCCCAAAAAATAGATGTGCCACTTCACTGACATCGGTATTTTTCAAACGAGAGCTTTCCGTCACCCCTCCGATGACTTTCAAGGCATCTGCAATGGCCGTTGGATCACGAGTGAATTGCACCGATGATGCATCCGCTAAAAACTCACGTTGCCGACTCACCGCAGCTTGAATCATATTGCCGAACAACACCCCAAACCAACCGATTAGACGCAAAGCGATTCCCGCTAAAACAATCGCACCATTGCCTTTACCTTTACTGCGTGAAGAACGAGAAGAGCTGGAACGACTACTGGATGTCAAGATACGCCCCAACAAGCCAATAAACTCGATGCCATAGAGCAACATAATGATTCGTAAATTCAAGCGCATATCACCATTGAGAATGTGACTAAACTCATGACCGACAACCCCCTGGAGTTGGCTACGGCTCAATTTATCGATGCAACCTTGCGTTAAACCGATGACCGCATCTTGCGGGGATAGTCCGGCAGCAAAAGCATTAATTGCCGACTCTTTTCTTAACACGAACACTTCCGGCACAGGCATCCCTGAAGCAATCGCCATCTCTTCGACCACATTGAGCGCTTTACGTTCATTGATGTTATCGGAATTGGGCGACAACTTGACACCCCCTAACGCGCTGGCGATGACCGCGCCACCTTTGGATAAATGACGACTTTTGACAAAAGAGCTGATTAAGGCTCCGCCGATAACAAAAGCACCCGTTGCGAATAAGGTAGGTAAACTTTGGGGAGAGAAAAGTAAGTAGTGCCAATCTAAGGTGATATGGTTAGCGGTGAAAAACGGCAGTAACAACATCAAGACCAGAGTGCTCAACAGCGTCAACACCATCAGTATCAAGATATACAACAACACCAAATATTTGGTTTTCTTTTTGGCGTTGTCCTGCGCAGAATAGAAATTCATAGACTCAAGATTCAACCGACCAAGTTGGGTCATCAAAACGACCCGACCAGGTAGGTTGAAAGACCTTTAAAACTGAACTTTAGGCGCTTGTTGAATGGCTTGACGGTCTTCAAACTCAAGCATTTGAGCATCAACGGGATGACCGAACATCGCTGCAAAAACCGTTTGCGGAAAACTTTGGCGATAGGTGTTATACCCCATGACCGCATCATTGAACGCCTGGCGGGCGAACGCCACTTTATTTTCCGTTGAGGTAAGTTCTTCGGTCAGTTGCATCATGTTTTGATTGGTTTTCAAATCCGGATAAGCTTCCATAACCATATTGAATCGAGACATGGCACCACCCAAGATACCTTCTGCATTTGAGAGTTTACCCATGATTTGCGCATCACCAGGATTAGCGGCGGCGGCTTTAAGCAAGCTAGACGCTTCGTTACGAGCGGCAATCACGGCTTCCAAGGTTTCACGTTCATGGGCCATCGCTTTTTTGGCGACTTCAATCAGATTGGGAATCAAATCATAACGACGTTTCAACTGCACATCGATTTGGGCAAACGCATTTTCAAAACGATTCTTTAACGCCACCAAGGTGTTGAAGATATTGATTAAATAAAGAACAAACAGCACAACGATGACTAAAAAAACAATAGTTCCAGTACTCACAAAAACCTCCTCCGCTTTCTGAGATAGAAATACCTAACAAACTTATTTTACACATAAAATTCGCTTTTTTAGCAGTGTTTTTAAATAATGACTGCCTCCTAAGACAAGGCTGTAAAACCATTGAAGCGAACCCATCATCTTCATTATTTTTTCACAATTAAAGTTCAACCAGAGTACATTTATGATTAAAATGAGATTACTTTGACAAGCAATCTATTAAACAAGGACGGGATGTCACCATGCTTAAAGGTCTATTTCAAAAAACGGCTATATTAACCTTAGCCTTATCAAGCCTAGCTTTTTTCTCAATGCACAGTTATGCCGATGATGAATACAGCGAATCCGAAGCGCAAATGACTCAGGATGTATCGGACGCCGAATTTGAACAAACCATTGCCGCATTCCAAAAAGCCCCGCAGTCTGCAGCTTTTTTTGATCACTCTTACGGTTATGCCGTCTTTCCAACAATCGGCAAGGTTGGTTTTGTCATTGGTGGAGCCTATGGTAAAGGACGAGTCTACGAACAAGGGCGCTTTTCAGGCAATGTTGAAATGACCCAGGCAACCATCGGATTTCAATTAGGCGGCCAAGCCTTTAGTCAGATTATCTTCTTTCAAGACCAACGCGCTTATGATGAATTCACCAGCGGTAATTTCGAATTTGGAGCACAAGCTTCAGCAATCGTCATTACCGCCGGAGCCAATGCCGAAGCCTCAACCAAAGGGACTTCCGCTTCAGCCAATGCCGGCAATAAATATGTAAAAGCCGATGGCCAATACTATAAAGGGATGGCCGTATTCAGTTTGGCGAAAGGTGGATTGATGTATGAAGCCACTCTAGGTGGACAAAAATTCAACTTTTACCCTAATTAAATCCCCCACAACCTCTTTGAATCAAGAGTCGGTTAAAGCGATTTAACAGGCTCTTTTTTATGAAACCAAGCGTTTTGAATGAGCCACACTTGAGCCACACTTAAGCCATTCAAAACCCTTAAACTAGAACAGCAAGGCAAATAATCGATGGATATTTTAGGTTGGTTAAATGATATTTTGTTACATGTTTCAGCTTGGATGAAAGGCTATTTAAACCAAATCGTACTGTCAATGGTAGCGACTTTACTGGTCATCTACGGCGACAATATTTTGAAAATGGTAAAACAGCAAATTGGTAGCTTGAAAATCTTTTTGCGTATTACCCTGTTTGTCGCTTTCTGTGCCTTTGGCTTCAGCTTTATCACTTCGATTGCCGCGCCATTTTTAAGCAACTGGCTAGCTCAAGCAAATGCGCCCTTATTGCCTTTTATCATCGTGCTGATTTATTACCTACTCGGCTATTTAGCGCAACGTAAAGGCATGTTGTGATAATTTGGACTATTTTATCGAGTCGATAAACTAAAAAACCCGATTGACCAGGCCAGGTCAATCGGGTTTTTTAGTAAACGTTTTAACGAGTTACCACAACTTAACTGCGGCTAGTAACCTCTAGCAAATGATAACCAAACTGGGTTTTAACCGGGCCTTCTACCGAACCGACTTCTGCACTGAAAACCACTTTATCGAATTCCGGAACCATCATTCCTGGACCAAACTGACCTAAATCACCACCATTTGCACCAGATGGACATTTAGAGTTGACCTTAGCCACATCCGCAAAATCCGCTCCATTAGCAATTTGATCTTTTAATTGGTTACATTGTTCTTCTGTATCAACCAGAATATGACGAGCCGTTGCTAAAGCCATAATTAAGTTCCTTTTTTAATTTTCAAAAAACGCATTTCAACGCGATTAAACTTCAATATAGGGTCTAAATTTTAAGATTCAAGTTTTCAATGGATTTTGATGAGGTTTTTTAGAATTTTCCTGCCCGTACGTAGGGTTGCTCATTTATAATATCGCCATGACTACACAAACAGAAAACCTTACACAAAAATTCGCCTCTATCCCGATGCAGGCAGTTGGTCCATTTAAACTGATCGGTGACGTCGAAGTTGACGATTTAATGGTTCCGATGGCGACCTATGAAACCCCGCTGTGGCCTTCCGTTGCTCGTGGAGCACGTGTCGCTGTACACTCTGGCGGCATTCGTGTTACCGTGGTAGACGAACGCATGACCCGTTCTGTTTTACTGCAAGCCCCTAATGCTGGGATTGCGGCTTTAAGGTTGAAGCAGATTCAGGCGGAACATGACGAACTACAAAAAGTGGTTTCTCAAACCAGTCGTTTTGCCAAACTGATTGATACCCATTATCAGGTAGTGGGCAATTTAATCTATCTGCGCCTTGAGTTTCATACCGGCGATGCCTCCGGCCACAACATGGTGACCAATGCGGCCGACAAGCTGTTGCCTTGGCTACTTGAGCGTTATAACGATTTACAATATGTCTCCATCTCGGCTAACTACTGCACCGACAAAAAAGTCTCTGCTGTTAACGGCATTTTAGGGCGAGGTAAATATGTCGTCTGTGAAACGACCATCCCAAGAAAATTCTGTAAACGTTTTCTGAAAACCACGCCAGAAGCCTTGGTTGATTTACACATCAAAAAAGATCTGATTGGCAGTATCGTCTCCGGTGGCTTGCGCAGTGCAAACGCCCATGTTGCCAATATGCTACTTGGATTTTATTTAGCCACAGGCCAAGATGCCGCCAATATCGTGGAAGGCTCGCAGGCGATAAACCACGCCGAAGTCACACCTGAAGGCGATTTATATTTCTCCAGCACGCTTCCCAACTTGATTGTAGGTACGGTCGGCAACGGCAAAGGCCTGGATTTCGTATTGGAAAACCTCACCTTACTTGGCTGCGCAAATAACGATGCCCAACCAGGTGAAAATGCACGCCGTCTAGCTTGTATTGCTGGTGCTACCGCTTTTTGTGGCGAACTTTCCCTTCTTGCCGCACAAACCAATCCGGGCGAATTGATGGAAGCACACATCAAACTCGAACGTGCGCATAACGTTTGATGGTTTGAATAATGAGTCATATCAATTCATCTCCCCTGGCAAACTTGGCCAAACAGGTTACCGATAGAAAACAGGATCATATCGATGCGGTGCTCAACGACCCGTTGGTTGAACGTAACACCCAGGGGTTTGAAAACATCAGACTCATGCACCGTGCCCTGCCCGAGTGTGACTTTGCAAACATCGACACCACAACAACTTTTCTCGGAAAATCGATACGATTCCCTTTTCTCATCGCCTCCATGACGGGAGGGGCATCCCAAAACTTAGGCGACATCAATCGCCATCTGGCGGAAGCCGCACAAGCGTGTAATGTGCCCATGGCGGTAGGTTCACAAAGAGCGATGATTGTGGATGAAGCCGCCAAACAGAGTTTTGCGATTCGCAAATTTGCACCAGACGTGCCTTTAATCGCCAATCTGGGAGCGGTCCAACTAAATTATGGTTTTGGGGTAGATGAGGCTCGTCGTGCAATCGATGTTTTACAGGCCGATGCACTCTATCTTCACCTAAACCCTTTGCAAGAAGTCATTCAACCTGAAGGTGACACCAACTTTGCCCGATTAGCTGAAAAAATCCACCTCTTAGCCGAACAGATTGACGTCCCCATCATTCTCAAGGAAGTGGGTTCCGGGCTATCACCGCAAGACATTGAACTGGGTTTAGCGGCTGGCATAACGCTTTTTGACCTTGCCGGACGAGGAGGAACCTCTTGGAGCCGTATCGAAGCCCACCGTTCAGACAATGATCTAGGGATTTTATTCCAAGACTGGGGTCTGACCACCGTTGAGAGTTTAAGATTGAGCGAACCTTATCAGGAAAAAGCTCAGTTTATTGCCAGTGGTGGAATACGAAACGGAATTGATATGATAAAAGCTGTTATAATGGGCGGTCGATTGTGCGGAGTAGCGGCGCCTTTGCTTGCGCCCGCCCAAGAATCAACTGAACAAGTTGTGGCTAGAATCGAACAATTTAAGCAAGAGTTCCAAACCGCGCAATTCTTGCTTGGCATCAAAGATATCGATGCACTACACTTAAACACCGCTTTGATTGCCCCTCTTTAAAAGGTAAAAAAATCAAAGATGATTTACAACCCATTATTCAACATGAATAACAGAACTAGAACGAATCCACTTTAGATTATGAAAGTAGGCATTGATTTAATCCATTTCGCTACAGCAGATTATTATTTAGGTTTAGATACCTTTGCTGCTGAAAAGCACATAGATGTTGAAAAATTCACCATTGGAATCGGTCAGGAAAGGATGTCAATCGCTCCGCCTGATGAAGATGTGGTTAGTTTAGCGGCCAAAGCCGCTGCGCCATTATTGGAGCAGATTAACGCTAACGAAATTAGCGCCGTGTTGTTTGCCACTGAAACCGGTGTTGATCAATCCAAGTCAGCCGGTGTTTTCCTACATGGTCTATTAGGTTTATCCAACCGTTGTCGAGTGATTGAGTTTAAACACGCCTGTTATGCTGGTGCGGCGGCCTTACAAATGGCCACGACCATGGTGCGCGCCAATCCTAAAGAAAAAATTCTGGTCATTGCCGCTGATATTGCAAAATATGACATTGATACCTCTGGCGAGGCGACTCAAGGTTGTGGAGCGGTCGCGATGTTGATTACCGAGTCGCCACGTATTATTGAAATCGAACCGGGTTCAGGTTTTTATACCGATGACGTGATGGATTTTTGGCGTCCCAACCATAGAACAACGGCACTGGTTGATGGAAAATATTCAACCAAAGTCTATCTAAACAGTTTAAAGCATGCTTGGGAGCACTTTACCGAGCAAACCGGTCGTACGTTTAATGATATTGATTATTTCTGCTATCACATTCCGTTTACCAAAATGGCCGAAAAAGCACATAAAACCTTAGTGAAAAAGGTGGGGGCAAAACTCACCCAAGCGCAGTTTGACGCTCAAACCTTGCCTAGCCAACTGTACAACCGTATCGTTGGGAATAGCTACAGTGCATCACTTTTTGTTGGTTTTATCTCTTTACTCGACAACAGCCTGCAGAACTTGGAAGGTAAACGCATCAGCTTCTTTAGTTATGGTTCAGGATGTGTTGCCGAGTTCTTTACCGGCATAATGCAACCAGGCTACCAAAAAGTGTTAATGACCGCCGATCACCGAAAACAGATCGATCAGCGTCAACCATTAAGCTATCAAGCCTATTTGGATTTTTACCATAAAACCGACTGCACTTTAGAAAATGTGGTTTTCCCTTTAAATAATAAAGGGCCATATCGTTTAGCCGGTATAGAAGACCATAAACGTTATTACGAAAAAACCAACCACTAATCGCTTTTCATTTAAATGGTTTGAACCCAGCTCTAAGCTGAATTAGGTCAATTGGCTCAATTACCGCAAACCATTTAACGCTTAGGAATGACCAGT belongs to Thiomicrorhabdus immobilis and includes:
- a CDS encoding LemA family protein, translating into MSTGTIVFLVIVVLFVLYLINIFNTLVALKNRFENAFAQIDVQLKRRYDLIPNLIEVAKKAMAHERETLEAVIAARNEASSLLKAAAANPGDAQIMGKLSNAEGILGGAMSRFNMVMEAYPDLKTNQNMMQLTEELTSTENKVAFARQAFNDAVMGYNTYRQSFPQTVFAAMFGHPVDAQMLEFEDRQAIQQAPKVQF
- a CDS encoding trimeric intracellular cation channel family protein, encoding MTLHPTTELLNSLYWITLFAVIVSSASGVLKAGFRQYDLFGVIIIGITTGLGGGSLRDMLLGRDAFWIVDQAFFIASLGSAIIMFILARNITISPRFFLIPDAAGLATFSVAGTLASLMLGAPWLVASFMGVMTGIMGGIFRDILCNASPVVFQSPLYGTVSWLGSLFFIGLLQLDIDATIAAISTGIVIFVSRLLALHFDISLPKFRFKG
- a CDS encoding 3'-5' exonuclease, with the translated sequence MMPSAEQQACIDQLTQSGNFQVLHKLHPLSEFNPPSTQQTHKVCIIDTETTGLDTDVCEIIELGYQIVEFDSAGHFYRVLSAQNYLNEPKGEITAEVTQVTGLTFEDVQGHTIPWEKVEAEIAEVQLCVAHNAGFDRPVLERYSDMFMDKIWGCSVAQIDWLKLAHVGSKSQEFLCWKVGQFFYGAHRALDDVQALTQLLSCQISDQKVPAFSFLLSAVRQSKSLIKATGAPFDIKDALRSRGYRWNVGERVWQTVLDDSKLQDELAWLIDNNTPNPNVIKLKATDSFSVRAR
- a CDS encoding HIRAN domain-containing protein, with amino-acid sequence MQFPIKGTFYYAADMAIELSLLAIDETLRFQLEPENPYDENAVQIWLPKAVHAYIKNHSKQEMTHGLLLGYVPRSLAPKIASHVQHPESLDLRIKHYAKHGKQIEIDCLVTIDQAWLNYLSLLIHSKFISQIERFKRFKQRTWNKST
- a CDS encoding M48 family metallopeptidase; translated protein: MTQLGRLNLESMNFYSAQDNAKKKTKYLVLLYILILMVLTLLSTLVLMLLLPFFTANHITLDWHYLLFSPQSLPTLFATGAFVIGGALISSFVKSRHLSKGGAVIASALGGVKLSPNSDNINERKALNVVEEMAIASGMPVPEVFVLRKESAINAFAAGLSPQDAVIGLTQGCIDKLSRSQLQGVVGHEFSHILNGDMRLNLRIIMLLYGIEFIGLLGRILTSSSRSSSSRSSRSKGKGNGAIVLAGIALRLIGWFGVLFGNMIQAAVSRQREFLADASSVQFTRDPTAIADALKVIGGVTESSRLKNTDVSEVAHLFFGQAFHTRLAFLFATHPPVEMRILRIQPSWDGQYLKPQVTSQPSSAEKMEASTSLAGQVNHPLNALADKLPEPLAMLMAAGVMVEQLSQKSQKVLLELIDKSKDPMEAMALVLAILICEEPETLQADSDWKRLLASSEITGLDKMVSQQVSLLLSTDLSNRLPLVELTMPALKTLSDNQYLQFKGLLQQVMDLDHQQSIFEQSVFQLVTRYLDVHFGLASQQRVRYRKAKQVAIELQLIFSALVYYGNDIKDSKQESKYGLNLSMDLAFNRAVEKLGLQNLQRIDVTASQQNLFKTATEKLLYCSEPLKQKIVEALVLCVEHDGKVNSVEKELVLAIAATMNAPIPRLSL
- the ggt gene encoding gamma-glutamyltransferase; its protein translation is MNLFKLQRLIMTALLLASTGFSSVWANVHYAHYAAVAMPDKYSAQVAKQILQQGGNAVDAAVASAFVLAVTYPEAGNLGGGGFMTLYTPKIVVPNSPTDKDAENNALNVHFLDYREQAPLAASQDMYLDDNNQVIPYKSLVGYQASGVPGTVMGLWQVHQRFASLAWQTLLQPAIELAQNGFEVSSQLADRSQWFKRWIADKSSTPLNFESYFGGLKVGQVLKQPELAKTLKRIAKQGAEDFYLGETAKMMVKQLQKHDGLITLQDLAGYQAKWRKPVVGEWLGYQVVSAPPPSSGGIAIVQLLKMKQQLVDKLDKALLQARKSGLSETTIKTHFYAELEKRVYADRAHFLGDPDFIDVPVDKLISDEYLRERGQGVLLDEISESELIKPGKIELPETTHFSIVDAQGNAVSNTYTLNMPFGSGVVIEGAGFLMNDEMDDFSTKPGVANVFGVVGGQANAIAPRKRMLSSMSPTILLKDGQVQMVVGTPGGSTIITSVFQTIVNVVEERMSAQQAVDAPRVHHQLLPKDLIAYNPDLPDQVKQELELMGYSLKKNNYMGDVQLLVNTDKAWQAASDNRGEGVAWVFEVDTPTSRP
- a CDS encoding HAD family hydrolase gives rise to the protein MIIEIPGRETLDIQHIIFDYNGTIALDGKVIDGVTDKIQQLAGLVDFHVVTADTYGTAEKELLGVACKVINLANSPHFKSKTVYLASLGAEHTLSVGNGFNDKELLKQSRIGVALIQDEGLCIDTLIAADIVCKSVMDVFAYIEKPNRLKATLRV